Within Sphingobium sp. KCTC 72723, the genomic segment GTCGATCCCGACGCTTTGCTGACCGGCATGGCGGACCTGATCGACCGGACGATCGGCGACCAGATCAAGGTCGCGTTCGAGCATAAAGCAAGCGGCTGGCACATTTTCGTCGATCAGCACCAAATGGAAAATGCGATCCTGAACCTGTGCGTCAATGCGCGCGACGCCATGGACGGGCGGGGCCATCTGACCATCATAACGGGTCAGGCGACACTGGCGGCGGGCGATGTCGGCGATTGCGCGGCGGGCGACTATGTCATGCTGACCGTTGGCGATGACGGATGCGGCATGAGCGCGGACGTGCTGACCCGCGTGTTCGAACCCTTCTTCACCACCAAGCCGGTAGGTAAGGGGACTGGGCTTGGCCTCAGCCAGATTTTCGGGCTGGTGCGCCAGTGTGCCGGGGAAATCCGTATCGAATCCACGCCGGGCGCAGGCACGAGCGTCCATATCTACCTGCCTCGCCGGGCAGTCGAAGCGGATGCCGTGACCAGCCGTGCGACCGGCACGGAACGCGCGCCGGTGCGGCACCCGCCCACCCGCATATTGGTGGTGGAGGATGATCCGCGCGTGCTGAACCAGACGATGGCGGCGCTGGGCGAACTGGGTCACCTGCCCATCGCCTGCGACCATCCATCGAAGGCGGCGCGGCTGCTCGACAATAATGCCGACATCAGCCTGATCATCAGCGACGTGTTGATGCCCGACATGACCGGGCCGGAAATGATCAAGGCGCTGCCCGCCGCCTATGCCGACCTGCCAGTATTGTTCGTCACCGGCTATGCGGGCGACAGTATGGACAGTGCCGACTTTGCGGGCCACGACGTGTTGCGCAAGCCCTATACGCTGCTGGCGCTGGGCAATGCCCTGTCCACCGCGCTCAGCGGATCGCGCCACCCCGGAACAGCGCAGGCAGCAGAGTGACCGCGCCCAGCAGCGGCCAGCGCCGCTGCCAAGGCTTGATCGTGATCGCGGTCCCCGCATGGCGGTTGATCTTCCACGCCAGATAGTCGATCCCGCCCGCATAGGTGAAACTGGCCTTAGCCAGGCGCATCACCGACAGATATTTTCCGCGTCGTTGCAGCGCGCGCCAGTGCGCCTGCGGCTGCGACAGCGAAGTAGACAGTCCCATCGCCATCGCGGCATCCCCGAAGCGGCGATAGCGGTCCGGGTCCGCATCCACGATCGACACCGACCGCCCTTTCCGTTCGGCCCGCAGTTCGGCATTATAGGTGAGCGTAAAGCCCGTGCGCCACAGCGCCAGCACGTCGCCTTCCTCGCTCATGGGCCGGGCCAGCGACAGCAAAGTCGGCGCGGCCTGCGCCACCGCCGCAACGGCGCGTTGCCGCGACACATCGTCCGCCGCCCATAACAAGCGTGACGGCTGGGCAAAGCGCGCCCATAGCGACACATTGTCCGCTTGCGCGCTGTTCAGCCGGGCAAAGTCGGCTTCGGACAGCACTGCATATTTGGCGATCAGCCCCTGATGTTCGAACGGAAATACATTGGGAGGGATCAGCCGATTGGCCCGCGCCAGCCAGCTTTTGCCATAGGTTGCGGGATAATCCGACACGATCAGGTAGAAATCGAGCATCAACCCATCGAGGTTCGCCTCCCGCAGGCAGGAGCCGTAGAATAGCACGGCGCGCGCGGCCTGGGGATATTGAGCCGCCAGCGCCCCGGCCATCGCCGCTGCGCGGGGATCGGCGGGGGCGGTCAGTTCAGCGGTGACGAGCGAGAGCAAGGTTTCAGGCATCGCCAAACGCCTTAGAGCATCGCGCAGAAAAGTGGGAATTGCTTTTCTGCTCAAAAAAGCAAAAGCATGGCTTTTCATGCCCGATCTGAACCAACCGACTTTTCGACTTCATCGTTCAAGTCATTGCTGAATTTGCAGCGCTTTAACCATCCGTGCAAACCAGGCTTTCATCCCCTGTTCCTATGTATAGGCTCTACACAGGGGGGGTCCCATGAAGATTTACGCTTGGATCGGCTTACTTTCAATTGCCGCGACTGCTCCTGCTCAGGCGCAGAATATCTATCATTTCTATGCGCCGGAAAGTGCCAGCGGGCCTGGTGAGCGCTACTTCCTGCCAGCTGGACATCCCGTTACGTTGCGAACACGAACGCAGGTTTCCACCAAGGACAACAAGCCGGGCGACCGCATCTATCTTGAAGTCGCCGAAAGCGTCCTCTTTCGCGATCAGGTCGTCATACCGGCTGGATCGCCGGTCACTGCCGAAGTGGCAGCGACACAGCGCAACGGCCATTTCGGTAAAAAGGGCAAGATCGAAATACGGTTGATAGAGGCGATGACGCCCAATGGTCCGGTGTCGCTGTCCGGTGCCGCCAATGATGAGGGCAAGAGCGGAACGGTCGCCTCATTCGCGACGATCCTGTTGATTTCACCACTCGGTTTTCTGATCCACGGCACCAGCGCGCATATCCCGCCCGGCACCGTGGTCAACGCACAAACCAACAGCGATCTGAAGTTCAGATGGTATCCCCGCAACGCAGCAGCCGAACAGGCCGTCGGTTACCGCGCGACAAATTCGGGGGAATTGGCACTCAGCGCATCGTCAGGCGCTCAGGCACAATAGTAGCCCGCAGCGAAGCGGGGGCATGGCGCCGCATATCGACCCCCGCCCCCGCTTCGCCCGGAATCCACAGAGTCACTCGGCCGCCTGCGCCAGTGCCGGCTCGTTCCATGTCAGCACGGGTTTGCGCGCCGCCAGCGTTTCGTCCAGGCGACGGCGCGGGGCGTGATAGGGTGCGCCCTTCAGCAACTCGTCACCTGCCTTGGCGCGTTCCGCCAGGCTGCGCAGCGCCATGATGAACTGGTCGAGCGCGGCCTTGCTTTCCGTTTCGGTCGGTTCGACCAGCATCGCGCCATGGACGACCAACGGGAAATACATGGTCATCGGGTGGAAGCCTTCGTCGATCAGCCCCTTGGCGATGTCGAGCGTGGTGAAGCCGTCGGCCAGCCCCTTATCGCTGAAAAGCGCTTCGTGCATACACGGCCCGCTGGGACCGAAGGGTGCGTCCAGCACATCGTCCAGGCTGCGCAGGATATAGTTGGCGTTAAGGACCGCGTCCTCCGCCACCTGGCGCAGGCCGTCCGCCCCATGGCTGAGGATATAGGCCAATGCGCGGGTGAACATGCCCATCTGGCCATGGAAGGCGACCATGCGGCCGAACGTCCCGGCATGATGATCCTGCGCTGACTCCTCCTCGATCAGGACGAACTGGTCGCCCTGCTTTTCCACGAAGGGGAGCGGTGCGAAGGGCGACAATGCCTCCGACAGAACGACCGGGCCGGAACCCGGACCGCCGCCGCCATGGGGGGTGGAGAAGGTCTTGTGCAGGTTGATGTGCATCGCATCGACGCCCAGGTCGCCGGGGCGGACCCGGCCGACGATGGCGTTGAAATTCGCGCCGTCGCAATAGACGAACGCGCCCGCAGCATGGACCGCGTCGGAAATCGTCTTGAGATCCCGCTCGAACAGGCCGCAAGTGTTGGGGTTGGTGATCATCACTGCTGCGACATCGGGACCAAGGCGAGCGGTCAGCGCCGCCAGATCGACCCGGCCTTCGGGCGTGGCGGGAATATCCTCGACCTTATAGCCGCAAAAGGCCGCTGTGGCAGGATTGGTGCCATGCGCGCTTTCGGGGACCAGCACGACCGAGCGCGCGTCGCCGCGTGCTTCCAGCGCGGCGCGGATTGCCAGCAGTCCGCATAATTCGCCATGCGCGCCTGCCTTGGGCGACATCGCGACGGAGTGCATCCCGGTCAGCGTAACGAGCCACTCGGCCAGCTCATGAATTACCGCCAGCGCACCCTGCACCGTCGATTGCGGGCTGAGCGGGTGCAGGTCGGCAAAGCCGGGCATCCGCGCGACCTTTTCGTTAAGGCGCGGGTTGTGCTTCATCGTGCAACTGCCCAATGGGAACAGGCCCAGGTCGATGGCATAATTCTGGCGCGACAGGCGGGTATAATGGCGCACCGTTTCCTGTTCCGACAGGCCGGGCAGGCCGATGCGATCCGTGCGGGCAAGGCCACCCAGACGGCTGGCGACATCAGGCGCGGCCGCGAAATCGACGCCGGTCGTGTCGGTCGACCCGATTTCGAAGATCAGCTTTTCTTCCAGCATCAGCGCGCGGTTGCCGGTGGCCGTCGCCGGGGCCATATGTGCATGGCTGACGGGTTCGGGGGTGGTCGGGCGACCTTCCTTCAACATGGTCATGCCAGTTCCTCCTCAAGCGCGTTGGCCAGGATTTCAATATCCTCCGCCGTAACCGTTTCGGTGACTGCAACGATCAGTCCGTTGCCGATCGCCGGGGCGTGCGGGAACAGGCGACCGAGCGACACGCCGCCCAATACGCCCTTGTCCGCCAGCGTGCGGACGACGTCACGCGCATCCTTGTTCAGGACCAGCGTAAATTCGTTGAAGAAGCTGTCGTTGAGCAATGTCACGCCCGGCACCTTGGCCAGACGGTTCGCCGCCTGACAGGCCAGCGCATGATTCAATTCCGCCAGTTCGCGCAAGCCCCGTTCGCCCAGCAGGGTCATGTGAACACTGAACGCCAGCGCACAAAGTCCTGAATTGGTGCAGATGTTCGACGTCGCTTTCTCTCGCCGGATATGCTGTTCGCGGGTGGACAGCGTCAGCACGAAACCGCGCTGGCCCGCCGCATCCACCGTCTCGCCACACAGGCGGCCGGGCATCTGGCGGACATATTTCTGCTTGCAGGCGAACAGTCCCAGATAGGGACCGCCAAATTGCAGGCCGACGCCAATCGACTGACCTTCGCCCACCACAATGTCTGCGCCCATCGCACCGGGTGCCTTGATCGCGCCCAGCGCAACCGGCTCTGTGACGACCGCGACCAGCAGCGCGCCTGCCGCATGGGCCGCATCGGCCAGCGGGGTCAGGTCGGCGATGCGGCCAAGAATGTCGGGATATTGGACGACGACGCAGGACGTATCCTTGTCGATCGCGCCGATCAGCGCGTCGATGTCGGTGGCAGCGTCCAGCGTCGGCGCTTCATGCACGAGCATATCGCCGGTGAATTTCGCCATCGTGTTGGCGACCGAAACATAATGGGGGTGCAGGCCCGACGACAGGATCGCCTTGCCCCGCTTGGTGATGCGCCGCGCCATGCCGATCGCTTCCCAGCAGGCAGTCGACCCGTCATACATGGAGGCGTTCGCCACGTCGCAGCCCAGCAGGCGCGCAACCTGCGTCTGAAATTCGAACAGCACCTGCAACGTGCCTTGCGCGATTTCCGGCTGATAGGGCGTATAGGCGGTCAGGAACTCGCCGCGCTGGATCAGATGATCGACGCTGGCGGGAACATGATGCTTATACGCACCCGCCCCCAGGAAGAAAGGCGCGGACCCCGCCGACAGATTCTTCGCCGCCAGCCGGGCCATATGGCGTTCGACCGCCATTTCGCTGGCATGATCGGGCAGCCCGGCAATCTTGTCGGTCAGGCGAGCTTCGAGCGGAACATCCACGAACAGGTCGTCGATGGTCGCCGCGCCGATGACGGACAACATATCCTGCCGGTCAGTGTCGGTAAGGGGTAGGTAGCGCATTTCCAAAACTCCCCCCTCCCTCGAAAGGGAGGGGCTATGATTGATTAAAGCGAGGCCACGAACTTCTTGTAGGCTGCTTCGGTCATCAGCCCTTCCAGCTCGCTGGTGTCGGCGATGCGCAGTTTGAAGAACCAGCCATCTTCTTCGGCGTCGCTGTTGACCAGCGCGGGCTCATCCTCGAGCGCGCCATTGGCTTCGACCACTTCGCCCGAAATCGGGGCGAACACGTCGGACGCGGCCTTGACCGATTCCACCACGGCGGCGTCGTCGCCCTTGTCGAAGGTCGTGCCTTCGGCGGGCAATTCCACAAACACGATGTCGCCCAGTTGTTCCTGCGCATAATCGGTGATGCCGACGGTCGCGATGTCGCCCGACACGTCGATCCATTCATGTTCGTCGGTAAAATAACGGCTCATGATATTCTCCCCTCGGAGTGATGTGCTTGAAAATTCGAAAGCTCAGGCTTTGCGGCGATATTGATGGGGAACGAACGGCATTTGCGCAACCACAGCTGCAATCCGCTTGCCACGCACTTCGATGTCCAACGCCGTGTCGATCGCCGCATGGGGCAGGCTTACCCAGCCCATGGCGATCGGCGCGCCGACGCTGGGCGCGAACCCGCCGGACGTGACTTCGCCGACCAACACGTCACCGGCATAGATGGACGCCCCTTCCCGCGCGGGCAACCGCCCTTCGATCCGCAGACCCACGCGCCTGGCGCCCGGACCATCGGCCAGTTCCTTCATGACGCGGGCGTGGCCGATAAAGCCGCCTTCCTCGCGCCGCCGCTTTTGAATGGCAAAGCCCAGATCCGCGCCAATCGTGCTGACCGCAGGGCTAAGGTCATGGCCATAGAGCGGCAGCCCCGCCTCCAGCCGCAGCGAATCGCGCGCGCCAAGGCCAATCGGCTTGACCTGCGGCAGGGCGCACAGCGCATCGGCGAAAGCGACACAGGCGTCGCCGGGCAGGCTGATTTCGAAACCATCCTCGCCAGTATAGCCCGAACGGCTGATCCACAGCGGCACGCCGTCCCAATCGAACGCCCCGCACTGCATGAAAAGCAGGTCGGCGGTGTCGGGGATCAGCGTCGCCATGGCTTCGCCCGCCTGCGGTCCCTGCAACGCCAGCA encodes:
- the gcvT gene encoding glycine cleavage system aminomethyltransferase GcvT, translating into MTAPTNDATAPFEEAPLDTLPLDAWHRARGARMVGFAGYHMPIQYDGIMAEHSWTREHAGLFDVSHMGQLTFSGEGVDDALETLLPSDIKRLKPFRQRYSMLLDADGGILDDLMVSRPNVPGETGGAFDDAAIYMVVNGATKYDDIGWMIEHLPDDVTMNHMADQALLALQGPQAGEAMATLIPDTADLLFMQCGAFDWDGVPLWISRSGYTGEDGFEISLPGDACVAFADALCALPQVKPIGLGARDSLRLEAGLPLYGHDLSPAVSTIGADLGFAIQKRRREEGGFIGHARVMKELADGPGARRVGLRIEGRLPAREGASIYAGDVLVGEVTSGGFAPSVGAPIAMGWVSLPHAAIDTALDIEVRGKRIAAVVAQMPFVPHQYRRKA
- the gcvH gene encoding glycine cleavage system protein GcvH, translated to MSRYFTDEHEWIDVSGDIATVGITDYAQEQLGDIVFVELPAEGTTFDKGDDAAVVESVKAASDVFAPISGEVVEANGALEDEPALVNSDAEEDGWFFKLRIADTSELEGLMTEAAYKKFVASL
- the gcvPA gene encoding aminomethyl-transferring glycine dehydrogenase subunit GcvPA produces the protein MRYLPLTDTDRQDMLSVIGAATIDDLFVDVPLEARLTDKIAGLPDHASEMAVERHMARLAAKNLSAGSAPFFLGAGAYKHHVPASVDHLIQRGEFLTAYTPYQPEIAQGTLQVLFEFQTQVARLLGCDVANASMYDGSTACWEAIGMARRITKRGKAILSSGLHPHYVSVANTMAKFTGDMLVHEAPTLDAATDIDALIGAIDKDTSCVVVQYPDILGRIADLTPLADAAHAAGALLVAVVTEPVALGAIKAPGAMGADIVVGEGQSIGVGLQFGGPYLGLFACKQKYVRQMPGRLCGETVDAAGQRGFVLTLSTREQHIRREKATSNICTNSGLCALAFSVHMTLLGERGLRELAELNHALACQAANRLAKVPGVTLLNDSFFNEFTLVLNKDARDVVRTLADKGVLGGVSLGRLFPHAPAIGNGLIVAVTETVTAEDIEILANALEEELA
- the gcvPB gene encoding aminomethyl-transferring glycine dehydrogenase subunit GcvPB, coding for MTMLKEGRPTTPEPVSHAHMAPATATGNRALMLEEKLIFEIGSTDTTGVDFAAAPDVASRLGGLARTDRIGLPGLSEQETVRHYTRLSRQNYAIDLGLFPLGSCTMKHNPRLNEKVARMPGFADLHPLSPQSTVQGALAVIHELAEWLVTLTGMHSVAMSPKAGAHGELCGLLAIRAALEARGDARSVVLVPESAHGTNPATAAFCGYKVEDIPATPEGRVDLAALTARLGPDVAAVMITNPNTCGLFERDLKTISDAVHAAGAFVYCDGANFNAIVGRVRPGDLGVDAMHINLHKTFSTPHGGGGPGSGPVVLSEALSPFAPLPFVEKQGDQFVLIEEESAQDHHAGTFGRMVAFHGQMGMFTRALAYILSHGADGLRQVAEDAVLNANYILRSLDDVLDAPFGPSGPCMHEALFSDKGLADGFTTLDIAKGLIDEGFHPMTMYFPLVVHGAMLVEPTETESKAALDQFIMALRSLAERAKAGDELLKGAPYHAPRRRLDETLAARKPVLTWNEPALAQAAE